GACGCGTGCTTGTCGCGGCACCAGACGATCGTATGGTTCAGCTGGACGTTCATGGCAGGTCCCCGGGAAGGGGCGCGAGGGTGGGCATGGACACACGATAGCCGATCGCGGCCGGTGTGCAAGCCCGTCAAGCGGCGGCCCTATGCGGCCGCTTGCCGTTACCCGCTTACTCGCCCGCTACCGCCGGTCCGCCCGGGGTGCCGCGGCGGCTGCGGCGCTTGTCGCCCCACACGCGCAACCGGTCCATGTACAGATAGACGACCGGCGTCGTATAGAGCGTCAGCACCTGCGACATGATCAGGCCGCCGGCGATCGCGATCCCGAGCGGCGCGCGCAGCTCGGCGCCGTCGCCGTTGCCGAACGCGAGCGGCAGCGCGCCGAGCAGTGCGGCCATCGTCGTCATCATGATCGGCCGGAAGCGCAACAGGCACGCCTCGTGGATCGCATCAAGCGACGACTTGTTGCCGTTGCGCGTCTGGTCGATCGCGAAGTCGACCATCATGATCGCGTTCTTCTTCACGATACCGATCAGCAGGATCACGCCGATCAGCGCGATGATGCTGAACTCGGTCTTGAACAGCAGCAGCGCGAGCAGGGCGCCGACGCCGGCCGACGGCAGCGTCGACAGGATCGTGATCGGGTGGATGTAGCTCTCGTACAGGATACCGAGCACGATGTAGACGGCCAGGAGTGCCGCGAGGATCAGGATCGGCTGGTTGTTCAGCGACTGCTGGAACGCCTGCGCGGTGCCCTGGAAGCTGCCGACGATCGTCGGCGGCACGCCGATCTGCGCCATCGTCTGGTAGATCACCTGGGTCGCCTGCGACAGCGACACGCCCGGCGGCAGGTTGAACGAGATCGTCGTCGCGACGAACAGCCCCTGGTGGTTGACCGACAGCGGCGTCGTGCTCGGGCCGAAGGTCGCGATCGCGGACAGCGGGATCATCGTCGACTTCGACGTCGACACCGCCGCGCCCGACGATGCGCTCGACTTGCCGCTCGACGCGATCGAGTTCAGCGCCTGGTTGCGCGCGGAATCGGACGCGATCGCCGCGGCGCTGGTGGCGGCCGTTCCGGCGCTCGACGTGCCGGCCGAGGTCGCGACGAACGTGCCGGCCGCGGCGTTGGTCGTCTGCGAGCCGTTCGCGCTGCCGCCCGACGTGCTGATCCATACCTGGTTCAGCATCTCGGGGCTCTGCCAGTATTTCGGCGCGACTTCCATCACGACGTGGTACTGGTTCAGCGGGTTGTAGATCGTCGAGACCTGACGCTGGCCGAACGCGTCGTACAGCGTGTTGTCGATCTGCGCGGGCTTGATGCCGAGCCGTGCGGCGGTCGCGCGGTCGATCGTCACCATCGCCTCGAGGCCGCCTTGTTGCTGGTCGGAGTTCACGTCGGTCAGCTCGGCGCGCTTCTGCAGCGCCTCGGTCAGCAGCGGCCCCCACTTGTACAGCTCGGCGCTCGAATCGCCGAGCAGCGTGAACTGGTACTGCGCGTTGCTCTGCCGGCCGCCGACGCGAATGTCCTGCGCGGCCTGCAGGAACGTACGCGCACCCGCGACGTCAGCGAGCGGCTTGCGCAACTGCTGGATCACCTGGTCGGCCGACAGCTTGCGCTCGGTGCGGTCCTTCAGCGTGACGAACATGAAGCCCGAGTTGGTCTGCGTGCCGCCGGTGAAGCCCGCGACGCTCTTCACGTTCGGGTTGGCCTGCACGATCCGCATCATCTCGGAGAACTTCAGCTTCATCGCCTGGAACGACGTCGACTGGTCGGCCTGGATGCCGCCGATCATCAACCCGGTGTCCTGCTGCGGGAAGAAGCCTTTCGGCACGACGATATACAGGTAGACGTTCAGGCCGATCGTCGCGAACAGGATCAGCAGGACCAGCAGCGGACGGCGCAGCGCCCACGACAGCGAGCGCTCGTAGCCGCGCTGCATCCGGGTGAAGAAGCGCTCGAGGAAACGGCCGAGGCGGCCTTCCTCCTGCACCTCGTGCGACTCGCGCAGCAGCCGCGCGCACATCATCGGCGTGACGGTCAGCGAAACGGCCAGCGACACGCCGATCGCGAGCGACAGCGTCAGCGCGAATTCGCGGAACAGGCGCCCGACGATGCCGCCCAT
The sequence above is a segment of the Burkholderia diffusa genome. Coding sequences within it:
- a CDS encoding efflux RND transporter permease subunit yields the protein MNLSRPFITRPVATTLLALGVALAGLFAFIKLPVSPLPQVDFPTISVQASLPGASPETVATSVTSPLERHLGSIADVSEMTSTSTVGNARIILQFGLNRDIDGAARDVQAAINAARADLPASLKSNPTYRKVNPADSPIMVVSLTSETSSPAKLYDAASTVLQQSLSQIDGVGQVSVSGSANPAVRVELEPHALFHYGIGLEDVRAALASANANSPKGAIEFGPKRYQLYTNDQASQASQYSDLVVAYRNGAAVRLSDLSEVVDGVEDLRNLGLSNGKRAVLVILYRSPGANIIETIDRVRAALPQLTASLPADITVTPVLDRSTTIRASLKDTEHTLLIAVSLVVMVVFLFLRNWRATLIPSVAVPISIVGTFGAMYLLGFSIDNLSLMALIVATGFVVDDAIVVLENITRHIENGKPRLQAAFDGAREVGFTVLSMSISLVAVFLPILLMGGIVGRLFREFALTLSLAIGVSLAVSLTVTPMMCARLLRESHEVQEEGRLGRFLERFFTRMQRGYERSLSWALRRPLLVLLILFATIGLNVYLYIVVPKGFFPQQDTGLMIGGIQADQSTSFQAMKLKFSEMMRIVQANPNVKSVAGFTGGTQTNSGFMFVTLKDRTERKLSADQVIQQLRKPLADVAGARTFLQAAQDIRVGGRQSNAQYQFTLLGDSSAELYKWGPLLTEALQKRAELTDVNSDQQQGGLEAMVTIDRATAARLGIKPAQIDNTLYDAFGQRQVSTIYNPLNQYHVVMEVAPKYWQSPEMLNQVWISTSGGSANGSQTTNAAAGTFVATSAGTSSAGTAATSAAAIASDSARNQALNSIASSGKSSASSGAAVSTSKSTMIPLSAIATFGPSTTPLSVNHQGLFVATTISFNLPPGVSLSQATQVIYQTMAQIGVPPTIVGSFQGTAQAFQQSLNNQPILILAALLAVYIVLGILYESYIHPITILSTLPSAGVGALLALLLFKTEFSIIALIGVILLIGIVKKNAIMMVDFAIDQTRNGNKSSLDAIHEACLLRFRPIMMTTMAALLGALPLAFGNGDGAELRAPLGIAIAGGLIMSQVLTLYTTPVVYLYMDRLRVWGDKRRSRRGTPGGPAVAGE